AACTAATGTTGATATGAGTAATAACTAtgtgctgagcaaaaaaaaaatgttgatatgAGTAAAAGATTGGTGCACAAGTTTAGTAATGCTTTGTGAATCTTATAGAGATAGTTCTCGTCATAGGAGTTTAGGCATGGTAGTATGAGCTTCTTGAGCATCTTTAGTAAATTAACATTGAGAATCAATGAGGTCAGCTTCAACCACCTTTCTATTGCTTGTAACCCAGGTTGTTTAGCAGTAAGTACTAGTAATCTGAAGTGCTTGATAGTTGATACTTGAAAGTGCTCatataaaaagaagagaaaggcacATATAAAGCTATTATAGTATTTTTGGTGCTTGTGTCCAACTATACTGTTTGAAATTGTTATTACTTTGTTGACAAATTTGTTGGTATGTATTCCCTTGTGTACTAATTGTCGTCAGTAGTTCTTCCATTTATATAGTAGCTACTTTGTAAAGTGGTCCATTTGGGTTGTATAGGCTATGCATGTGTGACTGCAAATTTTTCTTGTGATTCTTCACGCTTGCAACAAAACTGTAGGATGGTTGAAAGTTTGAGTATGCAGTGTGCATTTGAGTATTAGACACtttgttattgattttttttttcaaacagttttttttttcctgcaaaTGATTGTTATTGGGAATTATAATTCTGCTATGTAAATTAATTGTAGAATTGTTGTCGATCTGCATGATTTTCTGCAGCATTCTTATCATGATTTGCCTTTGCAAGATTTTCATATCTTGATTATATTGCTAGATGTTGTATTCCAACTTCATTTTCAGTATTGCCTTACTTGTCCTGAATTGGGTTTTCATGCAGGCATCATTTTTGTCCTTGAATTTGCATGCTCTAGCTGAAAGTTTTGCCAAAGTTGACTTATCAAAGAGATTATTCATTGAGTCTGACCTATTACCCACTGAGTTGGTACGTGTACTCCCTAATTGTTCCTTAAAATTATGTGGGTGGATGTTTATAGCAATAAATTAAGTTgagtttcaaaatatttatttttacattcattttattttcttaatttcataTTCCTTTTTTCCCTTCCAAGGCTTGGGCAGAGGCTGGGTGAAAAGTGCAGCATACATATTTTTACATTAGACCTAACTTGCACTTTTCAAGAAGTTTCTTGTTTAGAACTAGGGATTTTATTTCTACGATCTGATTGAAGtttcattataaaaatcaaGCTTGATGTTATTATAACTCTAACtaaaaggatttgaaaaggCTCACTCTTGTCCTCTTAATGTGCAACACTGTTTCTGTGCACTGGGGAATTggataatttcttaattttttattgatcgtAAAAAGTATTACATAGTTGTACAGAGAAATTCATAGGGAATCCTAGAACTCGCTCTGTAGTCTGTAACATTATATGTTCAGCTATAGCAGTAAGTCATTAACAATTAAGTTAAAGTGGGAAATAGTGATGGCAGAAATAGTTAATGTAACATTATATGTGTTCAGCTATAGCAGTAAGTCATTAACACTTGTTTCTTTGCATTATGGAAAGACAGATAGATAAACTGTAAATTGATCACCTGTTGATAAGGCATGAGCCATAATACACTACATTTCTGTATCAGATACACTGAAACATAGCCATATGTGTTTTTTATCAATTGTAACAATGGATTCGTGTGGGTATGATCATACAGTGCTATAGAATACGAAAATGAAAGTAATCATTATTAGTTTTTGGAAAATGATGAAAGATTCCTAACTTCAGAAATTTCTTTGTGCACTATGATACAAATAGTTATGGTAGAGTCATATTATATTTCCAATTTTATGCCTGGTGAAATCCAAAAGTTACAGGATGAGTTTCACTCTTTTATATATAGTCTGCAATTCTATATTTGCTGCATTAATGCAGTTTATTTTATGCAGTGTGTGGAGGAGTTGGCAGTGAGCAGCAATGAAGAGCACGAGGAACTGAAAACTAAAGAGGACAGTGAACTAGCCAATAGGATGTCTAAAGAATTAGATTTAGATGATCTAGCTGCAGATCAGTTTACATCATCTAGTTCCAGTAGCAGTAGCCATGCTGTTTCTACATTCCCCTTGTCCAACAACGTCTTTCACATTCCTGTAAACTATGTCAATGCTGAAGCTCAGCAAACTAGCTGTTCTAGTAAAAATAAAGCATTTGTTCCATGTTCAGATGCTAGTTTACATTCTACTGAAGATGCAAGAGGGAAACAGTACTCAGCATTTGGGGCTGCTGATGTTGAAAAAGAACTAGATATGCTTCTAGATTCACTTAGTGAGACCAAGATTCTAGATTCTTCGGGCTTTAAGTCCTACACCTCGATTCCGGTTTCATTGGGAGTCTCTTCTGTGTATCCTCAGGTTTCAAAGAAAGATCCAGTTCCATCCAAAACTGCATCAATTACTGCTAGTCTAGATGATGCACTTGATGAATTGCTGGAGGAAACATCCACTTTGATGAATCCAAATGTTTTATTACGGCCACAGGAAGAAAAACCTTTCCATCACAGCATGCAATCTTCTTCACATTCTGGAAACAAGTCCAAAGTGGCTGATGATTTTGATTCATGGTTTGATACACTTTGATTTTATAAGTCTTGTAATTCTTGCTAATGTGTTGTCTGATGTGGTTCATTACTGCTTATGCTAAGAGTGGCCTTGCCCTCAACACCAGACACTGGTGCTTGAAaaatgaccttttttttttaacaaggagGTCTATAAATTGCCCCCGTCTGGTAGAgctttgaaagttgaaacaatgAGTACAATTAAAACATCATAGCTATTCTGTACAGAATTATGCTTATAAAAcgcatcaactttttttttatctagatATGAAATTGGTGTGAAGTAGTTTCCACTGAAATCAGTGATTGATTTTCGTCTGGGACAGTTTATTCCATATCCAAAATCAGGATTTGTATTTGTGTCAACTATTGTTGGTATGTAGAACACTTTCAAAAGTATGTTTACAAATGAAAATTTGGCCTGAAACTCAGTTTTGCAGAAGGAAGTCTTGAGTTGTTCTTACAAACTTAGTATGTAAActtaagtttataatttttaatccaaacatgcacaTAGTTAGAGGTGGGTATATGGACCAAGATTCGTAGACTTGTCTGTTAAGCTCGCTGATAGTGAGGATAAtgtacctcttttttttaaaatccacaTAACTAGGAAAATTTGGTCTCATTCACACAACTATTGTTGGCATCCTTTATCTGTAGGCTCATGCGCTGGCCCGGGAAACCCACATAAGAatgttttatgtttgtttttaagACATTAACACTTTAACATTTGGTTGTGTGTATTTGGACTTTTAAATTGTTAAGACATTAAAGACTGATATTTAGTTCATGTATATTTAGACTATTGTTAAGACAGTAAGATGTTGATGTTGTAGTTAGAATGTGCAAGTATTATTAATTTGGTAAGATCTTGATCTTTAATTTAGAAGGTTTGAATGTTTGATGTTAAAAAtgttagtatattttaattataaatgatgGTATATTTTAATGTGATAGATTTTTTAGCTtagaaatgaaggaaaaaaatcttttaatttgatgtagtttt
Above is a window of Glycine soja cultivar W05 chromosome 12, ASM419377v2, whole genome shotgun sequence DNA encoding:
- the LOC114378236 gene encoding uncharacterized protein LOC114378236 translates to MDVKALAKSKRNHTQHHSKKSPHSHKPKAPTSSSSSSVGPNDAAKNNPLGKQQVSQKKKSHRSALPSNWDRYEDEEEELDSGSGIASKTVDVVLPKSKGADFRHLVAEAQSQAETSLEGFPAFDDLLPGEFGVGLSSMLVVRGEGIVSWVGDDNFVVDDKTTGNPEASFLSLNLHALAESFAKVDLSKRLFIESDLLPTELCVEELAVSSNEEHEELKTKEDSELANRMSKELDLDDLAADQFTSSSSSSSSHAVSTFPLSNNVFHIPVNYVNAEAQQTSCSSKNKAFVPCSDASLHSTEDARGKQYSAFGAADVEKELDMLLDSLSETKILDSSGFKSYTSIPVSLGVSSVYPQVSKKDPVPSKTASITASLDDALDELLEETSTLMNPNVLLRPQEEKPFHHSMQSSSHSGNKSKVADDFDSWFDTL